A stretch of Bombina bombina isolate aBomBom1 chromosome 2, aBomBom1.pri, whole genome shotgun sequence DNA encodes these proteins:
- the TM9SF1 gene encoding transmembrane 9 superfamily member 1, with the protein MFDLRSLFLLYVWLLCPVPSTGDSRYKKGDPVILYVNKVGPYHNPQETYHYYQLPVCAPSQIRHKSLTLGEVLDGDRMAESMYQIQFRENVDRSTLCELKLTVTQVEELREAIEELYYFEFVLDDIPIRGFVGYMEESGFLPHTHKIGLWSHLDFNIEFNEDRIIYANVSVRDVKPFSLDDVREPLGITHTYSVRWFPSTVTYEKRGDRLRDSSFFPKSLEIHWLSIINSMVLVFLLLGFVVIILMRVLKSDLARYNIDEEGADDMDQGDNGWKIIHTDVFRFPEHQSLLCAILGVGSQFLALGTGIIVMVLLGLFNVHRHGAINSAAILLYALTCCISGYVSSNFYRQLGGERWVWNIVLTTSLFSAPFFFTWSVVNSVHWANGSTQALPATTILLLLTVWLLVGFPLTVIGGIFGKNSAGNFEAPCRTKNIAREIPSQPWYKSAPVHMAIGGFLPFSAISVELYYIFATVWGREQYTLYGILFIVFAILLSVGACISVALTYFQLSGEDYRWWWRSIMSTGSTGAFIFLYSVFYYWRRSNMSGVVQSVEFFGYSFLTAFVFFLMLGTVSFTASLRFIRYIYVNLKMD; encoded by the exons ATGTTTGATCTGCGTTCACTTTTCCTTCTGTATGTGTGGCTCTTATGCCCTGTTCCCAGTACAGGGGACAGTCGGTATAAAAAAGGGGACCCAGTGATACTTTATGTTAATAAGGTGGGACCATATCACAACCCACAGGAGACCTATCACTACTATCAGTTGCCAGTATGTGCACCATCACAGATCCGTCACAAGAGTCTGACCCTTGGAGAAGTTCTGGATGGAGACCGTATGGCTGAATCTATGTACCAAATCCAATTTAGGGAAAATGTTGACAGGTCAACCTTATGTGAACTGAAATTGACTGTTACTCAG GTGGAGGAGCTGCGAGAGGCCATTGAGGAGCTGTATTATTTTGAGTTTGTGTTGGATGACATTCCAATTCGAGGTTTTGTGGGTTACATGGAGGAGAGTGGCTTCCtaccacatacacacaaaatagGACTGTGGTCTCATTTGGACTTTAACATTGAGTTTAATGAAGACAGGATCATCTATGCTAATGTTAGTGTAAGAGATGTAAAACCTTTCAGTCTAGATGATGTGAGGGAGCCACTtggtataacacacacatatagtgtgcgCTGGTTCCCAAGCACTGTGACCTATGAGAAACGCGGAGATCGGTTGCGGGACTCTAGTTTCTTCCCCAAAAGTCTGGAGATTCATTGGCTTTCCATCATCAATTCTATGGTGCTAGTTTTTCTGCTTTTAGGTTTTGTTGTCATCATTCTAATGCGTGTTTTGAAAAGTGATCTGGCTCGGTATAATATCGATGAGGAGGGAGCAGATGACATGGATCAGGGAGACAATGGATGGAAAATTATTCATACCGATGTGTTTCGTTTTCCAGAGCACCAAAGCTTATTGTGCGCTATTTTAGGAGTGGGCTCACAATTTCTTGCATTAGGAACAG gTATTATAGTTATGGTTCTTCTGGGACTGTTCAACGTACACAGACATGGTGCTATTAACTCTGCAGCCATCTTGCTCTATGCTCTGACATGCTGTATATCTGGTTATGTATCCAGTAACTTTTACCGACAGTTGGGAGGAGAGCGCTGGGTCTGGAACATTGTACTCACCACAAGTCTTTTCTCAG CTCCATTTTTCTTTACTTGGAGTGTGGTGAATTCGGTACACTGGGCCAATGGTTCCACACAAGCTCTGCCAGCTACTACAATCCTGCTGCTCCTCACAGTCTGGCTTCTGGTTGGATTTCCACTTACTGTCATTGGTGGCATATTTGGCAAAAACAGTGCAGGCAATTTTGAGGCTCCATGCCGCACCAAGAATATTGCCAGGGAAATTCCCTCCCAGCCCTGGTACAAGTCTGCGCCAGTGCACATGGCGATTGGCGGCTTCCTGCCTTTCAG TGCAATTTCCGTGGAGCTGTATTACATTTTTGCCACTGTTTGGGGACGAGAACAGTATACACTGTATGGGATCCTGTTTATCGTTTTTGCCATCTTGCTTAGTGTTGGTGCCTGTATCTCTGTGGCTCTGACATACTTTCAGTTGTCAGGAGAAGATTACCGCTGGTGGTGGCGTTCAATTATGAGCACTGGATCCACTGGAGCATTTATCTTTCTCTACTCTGTGTTTTATTATTGGCGCCGTTCAAACATGTCTGGGGTGGTGCAGAGTGTGGAGTTCTTTGGTTATTCTTTTCTAACTGCATTCGTCTTTTTCCTCATGCTTGGAACAGTTAGTTTCACTGCATCACTTCGTTTTATACGCTATATTTACGTCAACTTAAAGATGGACTGA